The Elaeis guineensis isolate ETL-2024a chromosome 14, EG11, whole genome shotgun sequence genome has a segment encoding these proteins:
- the LOC105057229 gene encoding 60S ribosomal protein L10, whose amino-acid sequence MGRRPARCYRQIKNKPYPKSRYCRGVPDPKIRIYDVGMKKKGVDEFPFCVHLVSWEKENVSSEALEAARIACNKYMAKYAGKDAFHLRVRVHPFHVLRINKMLSCAGADRLQTGMRGAFGKPQGTCARVMIGQVLLSVRCKDGNSNHAQEALRRAKFKFPGRQKIIISRKWGFTKFNRTDYLRWKSENRIVPDGVNAKLLGCHGRLSARQPGRAFLPPTIANAS is encoded by the exons ATGGGGAGAA GACCTGCAAGGTGCTATCGCCAGATCAAGAACAAGCCATACCCAAAGTCACGGTACTGCCGTGGTGTTCCAGATCCTAAGATCAGGATCTATGATGTtgggatgaagaagaagggggttGATGAGTTCCCCTTCTGTGTTCATCTGGTGAGCTGGGAAAAGGAGAATGTATCCAGTGAGGCTCTTGAGGCTGCTCGTATTGCATGCAACAAGTATATGGCGAAGTATGCCGGGAAGGATGCTTTCCATCTAAGAGTGAGAGTGCATCCCTTCCATGTGCTGCGTATCAACAAGATGCTTTCATGTGCTGGAGCTGATAGGCTTCAGACTGGAATGAGGGGTGCCTTTGGGAAGCCTCAAGGAACATGTGCTAGGGTGATGATTGGTCAGGTCCTTCTGTCTGTTCGTTGCAAGGATGGCAACAGCAATCATGCACAAGAAGCTCTGCGCCGTGCCAAGTTCAAGTTCCCTGGCCGTCAAAAGATCATCATCAGCCGAAAATG GGGCTTCACAAAATTTAACCGCACGGACTATTTGAGGTGGAAGAGTGAGAACAGAATTGTCCCAGATGGTGTGAATGCTAAG TTACTTGGATGCCATGGGCGACTTTCTGCACGCCAACCTGGAAGGGCATTCTTGCCACCTACAATCGCAAATGCTTCTTAA
- the LOC105057228 gene encoding uncharacterized protein: protein MAKPSKRIIYGFQKLCFHEIHPKPLPQTPIFVGQSRFFNSRHLSSNMSSNRPSPSEIWRRAYSNEVFSKPASQNGIFPRLISPKFNAYSLQLNSFNRNCSYGNFLSGFSISRHMSSGILIKLPSLSPGIKGLGRINKNELKHRFFSVKGFNSVKFTGNFGQSVVDKPLSAVTSAFSRYREAVGLQVEAFWKRNYLALVGAGAVVVCIALWRIMFGVASSFVGLSEGMAKYGLLALATAMVAFAGMYLRSRFTINPDKIYRIAMRKLNTSAGILEVMGAPLTGTDVRAYVMSGGGPKLKNFKLKFGDKRCFLIFPIKGSERRGLVSVEVKKKKGQYDMKLLAVDIPMAAGPDQRLFLIGDEQEYQVGGGLISELRDPIVKAMAAEKEFEDLDQQEEEEDAIREQEEAERRQHEEKERALDEEERKWREARC, encoded by the exons ATGGCGAAGCCCTCCAAACGAATCATCTATGGATTCCAAAAGCTCTGTTTCCACGAAATCCATCCTAAACCTTTGCCCCAAACCCCCATTTTTGTTGGCCAGTCTAGATTCTTCAATTCCAGGCATCTGAGCTCCAATATGTCTTCCAACCGTCCGTCACCTTCGGAAATCTGGAGAAGAGCTTATTCTAATGAGGTTTTCTCAAAACCCGCATCTCAAAATGGTATTTTTCCTCGTTTGATCTCCCCAAAGTTCAATGCGTACTCTCTACAACTCAATAGCTTCAACAGGAATTGCTCTTATGGGAATTTCCTTTCTGGATTTTCGATCTCGAGGCATATGAGTTCCGGAATCCTTATCAAGTTGCCTTCTTTGTCTCCTGGGATCAAAGGGCTTGGCAGGATCAATAAGAATGAGTTGAAGCACAGATTTTTCTCAGTTAAGGGTTTCAACTCTGTCAAATTTACGGGCAATTTTGGGCAATCGGTGGTTGACAAGCCATTGTCTGCGGTTACATCGGCTTTCTCGCGGTATCGTGAGGCAGTAGGCTTGCAAGTTGAGGCATTTTGGAAGAGAAATTACTTAGCTCTTGTGGGGGCTGGGGCAGTAGTCGTCTGCATTGCACTTTGGAGAATAATGTTTGGAGTTGCAAGCTCTTTTGTGGGGCTTTCAGAAGGCATGGCGAAGTATGGGCTCCTTGCTCTGGCAACTGCCATGGTAGCTTTTGCC GGCATGTATCTTCGTTCAAGATTCACTATTAATCCAGACAAAATTTACAGAATAGCAATGAGAAAGTTGAACACATCTGCTGGGATTCTAGAGGTGATGGGTGCCCCTCTAACTGGGACAGATGTGAGAGCATATGTTATGTCTGGAGGTGGACCTAAACTGAAGAACTTTAAGCTTAAGTTTGGTGATAAACGGTGTTTCCTCATTTTCCCCATCAAAGGATCTGAAAGGAGGGGACTTGTAAGTGTTGAAGTCAAGAAAAAAAAGGGCCAG TACGACATGAAACTACTTGCAGTTGATATACCAATGGCAGCAGGACCTGATCAGCGGCTATTTCTAATTGGAGACGAGCAAGAATACCAAGTTGGTGGGGGGTTGATATCTGAACTAAGGGACCCCATAGTAAAAGCAATGGCTGCGGAAAAGGAGTTTGAAGATCTCGATCaacaggaggaggaagaagatgcaaTTAGAGAGCAAGAGGAGGCAGAAAGAAGACAGCATGAGGAGAAAGAAAGAGCACTTgatgaggaagaaagaaaatggCGTGAGGCGAGATGCTAG
- the LOC105057227 gene encoding uncharacterized protein produces the protein MMSRISKESLPGGRNAAGGQQDRRRGRGLAAGGGSRDGDESLDLFATIRRYPFISSTIESGSQNGLVKTSIGSAKLVRSGADDLLSADIGKSDYDWLLTPPGTPLFPSSDASEHQLSSTAPRSSSNVRSVSATKASRFSVSQSENGQSTRPARSTSVTRPSLTSTNSSSYFSNNNRTSLNTSSASFTSRPTTPGKRPTTASTTRTNTAPASRPVPSRPSTPSKSRTSSSSSGDNKSKQIQNYRPSTPTARPSTNSNSSSSTSASRSNSRPSTPTRRSITPTPAPAPTTSISRPSTPNRRNPIAPAPASARSSSVGRIPTTNGRNPAPGLRPSSPGPRTRVPPDSPHNVPPNLRTNLPERPISASKQRPGVPSTIQAKPNSVAAASMSSNRGKLSNNSPKEIQKSTAVGRPTKPASSTESTGFGRTISKKSLDMALRHMDIRQGMGGIRGASLFPQSIRPTTSKSLPVRTVDKAATHDDDERMSDLTGREDGNHNGMVSSDSNLAISEDGEGVVGSAERESDVARVNELDIYESSRYDAILLKEDSKNLNWLHSIEDTSNQSPLFDHRFEPLPEPFSLI, from the exons ATGATGAGTCGTATATCGAAGGAATCGCTTCCCGGCGGGAGGAATGCGGCCGGCGGACAGCAGGATCGCCGGCGGGGGAGGGGACTCGCCGCCGGAGGAGGGTCTAGGGACGGAGACGAGAGCTTGGATCTCTTCGCCACGATCCGTCGGTACCCGTTCATCAGCTCGACCATCGAATCCGGCAGCCAGAATG GACTGGTCAAGACATCGATCGGATCGGCAAAGTTGGTGAGGAGTGGAGCAGATGATCTCTTATCAGCTGACATTGGCAAAAGCGATTATGATTg GCTTCTGACTCCCCCTGGCACTCCTCTCTTCCCTTCTTCAGATGCCAGCGAACACCAGCTGTCCTCGACAGCTCCAAGGAGCAGTTCCAATGTCAGATCAGTCTCAGCCACAAAAGCTTCAAGG TTTTCTGTGTCTCAGTCAGAGAATGGGCAATCTACTAGACCAGCCAGAAGTACTTCAGTCACTCGTCCTTCTCTCACCAGTACAAACTCCTccagttatttctctaacaaCAATAGAACATCACTCAACACTAGCTCAGCCTCTTTTACTTCTAGACCCACAACCCCTGGCAAACGCCCAACCACCGCATCTACCACAAGGACAAACACGGCCCCAGCTTCCCGTCCAGTGCCGTCACGTCCATCCACACCTTCCAAATCTCGAACATCTTCCAGTTCTTCGGGAGATAATAAATCCAAACAAATACAAAACTATAGACCTTCCACTCCAACCGCCCGACCTTCTACTAATTCAAATTCTAGTTCAAGCACTTCAGCATCTCGTTCAAATTCCAGACCATCAACCCCAACACGTCGCAGCATTACACCAACCCCAGCTCCAGCTCCAACAACCTCGATCTCCAGACCATCAACTCCTAATCGTCGCAACCCAATAGCACCAGCTCCAGCTTCGGCACGCTCCTCCTCCGTTGGTCGGATTCCGACAACAAATGGCAGAAACCCTGCCCCTGGATTACGTCCTAGTTCACCAGGCCCACGAACCCGAGTTCCTCCAGATTCCCCACACAATGTTCCACCAAATCTCAGGACGAATCTGCCAGAAAGACCCATTTCTGCCAGCAAGCAACGCCCAGGAGTGCCATCAACAATCCAGGCAAAACCGAATTCTGTGGCAGCAGCTTCAATGAGCTCGAATCGAGGCAAGCTCTCAAACAATTCACCGAAGGAAATCCAGAAGTCGACTGCGGTCGGGAGACCCACCAAGCCagcttcatccacagaaagcacTGGATTCGGGAGGACAATCTCCAAGAAGTCGCTTGACATGGCTCTCAGGCATATG GACATCCGGCAAGGCATGGGGGGCATTCGTGGGGCCTCTCTCTTTCCCCAGAGCATCCGCCCAACCACTTCAAAAAGCCTGCCTGTTCGCACTGTCGACAAAGCAGCAACTCATGATGATGATGAAAGAATGTCGGATTTGACCGGTAGAGAGGATGGAAATCATAATGGAATGGTCTCCAGTGACAGCAATTTGGCCATCTCGGAAGATGGGGAGGGGGTGGTCGGTTCTGCAGAGAGGGAGTCTGATGTTGCGAGAGTGAATGAGCTGGATATCTATGAGAGCTCCCGATATGATGCGATTCTGCTCAAAGAGGATTCAAAGAACTTGAATTGGCTGCACAGTATCGAAGATACTTCCAACCAGAGCCCTCTGTTCGATCATCGATTCGAGCCACTGCCAGAACCTTTCAGCCTTATCTGA
- the LOC105057226 gene encoding ABC transporter I family member 6, chloroplastic yields MALAFCSSLRFSTSTPSPPSPSLPLRTSPTSSSLITVRSPQRMGARSLRARPPLRPKATVAVDSPAAGPDASRSGPPRVLLEVKDLMAVIVESGQEILRGVNLTIYEGEVHAIMGKNGSGKSTFSKVLVGHPDYEVTGGSVIFKGENLLDMEPEDRSHAGLFMSFQTPVEIPGVSNFDFLNMAYNARRKKEGLPELPPLEFYSYLSPKAAAVNMDLRFLDRNVNEGFSGGERKRNEILQLAILEADLAILDEIDSGLDVDALQDVAKAVNGLLTPYNSVLMITHYQRLLDIINPSHVHIMEEGSIVKTGDLSLAKQLEKEGYRAFSVS; encoded by the exons ATGGCTCTCGCCTTCTGCTCTTCTCTCCGCTTCTCGACCTCCACTCCTTCGCCGCCAtccccttctctccctctccGAACCTCGCCGACGAGTTCCTCCCTAATTACGGTCCGTTCTCCCCAGCGGATGGGAGCCCGTTCCCTCCGCGCCCGCCCGCCTCTGCGGCCGAAGGCCACGGTCGCCGTCGACTCCCCTGCCGCTGGCCCGGACGCCTCCCGGAGCGGGCCGCCTAGGGTTTTGCTGGAGGTGAAAGATCTCATGGCCGTGATCGTGGAGTCGGGGCAGGAGATCCTTCGTGGTGTCAATCTTACGATCTACGAGGGCGAG gttcacGCGATTATGGGAAAGAATGGGTCCGGGAAGAGCACATTCTCAAAG GTTCTTGTTGGTCATCCAGATTATGAGGTAACTGGAGGTAGTGTTATCTTTAAAGGTGAGAACTTGCTAGACATGGAGCCAGAGGATAGATCTCATGCTGGGCTTTTCATGAGTTTCCAGACCCCTGTTGAGATACCAGGGGTAAGCAATTTTGACTTTCTGAACATGGCATATAATGCTCGAAGAAAAAAGGAAGGGCTACCTGAGCTACCTCCTCTAGAG TTCTATAGTTATTTGTCTCCCAAAGCTGCTGCTGTTAATATGGATCTAAGGTTTCTGGACAGAAATGTGAATGAAGGGTTTAGCGGTGGCGAAAGGAAACGCAATGAAATTTTGCAACTTGCG ATTCTTGAGGCAGATTTAGCAATTTTAGATGAAATTGATTCAGGGTTAGATGTTGATGCACTTCAAGATGTAGCAAAAGCAGTTAATGGGCTTTTAACACCCTACAATTCGGTTTTGATGATCACACATTATCAACGTCTTTTGGATATTATCAATCCCAgccatgtacatatcatg GAGGAAGGCTCAATTGTAAAGACTGGTGATCTTTCACTGGCAAAACAGCTTGAGAAGGAGGGCTACAGAGCATTTTCTGTTTCATGA